A genome region from Anopheles stephensi strain Indian chromosome 2, UCI_ANSTEP_V1.0, whole genome shotgun sequence includes the following:
- the LOC118502946 gene encoding uncharacterized protein LOC118502946, with product MNPVVLRTVFAVVLVGVVAVSAATEDYQSQSLRAIVRVYDECSKAETGFSPCLKKRAITFIDRLSRVDALALGDLKIVRNERAAEPSKPLTEAELEQSLPRGLEARDEALTNMLLEKVAGIFSSRTVQVTLPKLSSEELGRGLEEGRGKMKKMMSMMIMGFMMKMAAMVPVAIAGLYLLAGKALIVSKIALLLAGIIGLKKLVASKQQHGSGWSSGGSGHGGWDRRSADAAAVAQNMAYSAYAKNQA from the exons ATGAATCCCGTAGTGCTGCGTACCGTCTTTGCCGTTGTGCTGGTTGGTGTCGTTGCGGTCAGTGCCGCCACCGAGGACTATCAGAGCCAGAGCTTGCGGGCTATCGTGCGGGTGTACGATGAGTGCTCCAAGGCTGAGACCGGCTTCAGTCCGTGTCTGAAGAAGCGCGCCATCACCTTCATCGATCGTCTGTCCCGTGTCGATGCGTTGGCGCTCGGTGATCTCAAGATTGTACGCAACGAGCGGGCAGCAGAACCAAGCAAACCACTGACCGAGGCTGAGCTGGAGCAGAGCCTGCCACGTGGGCTGGAGGCACGGGATGAGGCACTGACGAACATGCTGCTCGAGAAGGTGGCCGGAATCTTTAGCAGCCGCACGGTGCAGGTTACGCTGCCGAAACTGTCCAGCGAGGAGCTTGGCCGTGGCTTAGAGGAAG GCCGCGGcaagatgaagaagatgatgaGCATGATGATCATGGGCTTCATGATGAAGATGGCCGCCATGGTGCCGGTTGCGATTGCCGGTCTCTACCTGCTCGCTGGCAAGGCGCTGATCGTGTCCAAGATCGCCCTTCTGCTGGCCGGTATCATCGGGCTGAAGAAGCTGGTCGcgagcaagcagcagcacggtAGCGGTTGGTCGAGCGGTGGCTCCGGACACGGTGGCTGGGATCGACGATCGGCCGATGCTGCGGCCGTCGCCCAAAACATGGCCTACAGTGCGTACGCCAAGAACCAGGCGTAA